In one Macaca fascicularis isolate 582-1 chromosome 6, T2T-MFA8v1.1 genomic region, the following are encoded:
- the C6H5orf22 gene encoding UPF0489 protein C5orf22 homolog isoform X2, translating into MSDSAGGRAGLRRYPKLPVWVVEDHQEVLPFIYRAIGSKHLPASNISFLHFDSHPDLLIPVNMPADTVFDKETLFGELSIENWIMPAVYAGHFSHVVWFHPTWAQQIREGKHHFLVGKDTSTTTIRVTSTDHYFLSDGLYVPEDQLENQKPLQLDVIMVKPYKLCNNQEENDAVSSAKKPKLDLEDSENTASTNCDSSSEGLEKETATQRSDQTCLEPSRSCSSENQECQTAASIGEILEILKKGKAFVLDIDLDFFSVKNPFKEMFTQEEYKILQELYKFKKPGTNLTEEDLVDIVDTRIHQLEDLEATFADLCDGDDEETVQRWASNPGMESLVPLVQSLKKRMEVPDYEMVHQAGLTCDYSELPHHISTEQEIEYLIQSVHYLLKNLPNPTLVTIARSSLDDYCPSDQVDSIQEKVLNMLRALYGNLDLQVYAAESSPS; encoded by the exons ATGAGTGACTCCGCGGGAGGGCGCGCTGGTCTTCGGCGTTACCCCAAGCTCCCAGTGTGGGTGGTGGAGGATCATCAAGAG GTTCTACCCTTTATATACCGGGCCATAGGCTCAAAGCATCTTCCTGCCAGTAATATAAGTTTTTTACATTTCGACTCACATCCAGACCTCCTTATTCCTGTGAATATGCCAGCAGACACTGTGTTTGATAAGGAAACACTCTTCGG AGAATTAAGTATTGAAAATTGGATTATGCCTGCGGTTTATGCTGGCCATTTTTCACATGTAGTATGGTTTCATCCCACATGGGCTCAGCAAATCAGAGAGGGAAAACACCACTTTTTAGTAGGTAAAGACACTTCTACCACAACAATCAG GGTTACAAGTACAGATCATTACTTCCTAAGTGATGGTCTGTATGTACCTGAAGACCAGCTAGAGAACCAAAAACCGTTACAATTGGATGTAATTATGGTAAAACCTTATAAACTGTGTAACAATCAAGAAGAAAACGATGCAGTGTCTTCTGCTAAGAAACCAAAGCTAGACCTGGAAGATTCGGAAAACACTGCCTCTACTAACTGTGACTCTTCTTCAGAAGGACTGGAAAAGGAGACAGCGACACAGAGAAGTGACCAGACTTGCCTAGAACCATCACGTTCATGTTCTTCTGAAAATCAGGAATGCCAGACTGCCGCCAGCATTGGGGAGATTCTGGAAATTCTGAAGAAAGGGAAGGCATTTGTTTTAGATAttgatttggattttttttcagtgaagaaTCCCTTCAAAGAAATGTTCACTcag gaaGAGTACAAAATCTTACAAGAGCTGTACAAATTTAAGAAACCTGGCACCAACCTAACAGAG GAAGATTTGGTAGATATTGTTGATACTCGAATTCATCAGTTAGAGGATTTAGAAGCCACTTTTGCCGATTtgtgtgatggtgatgatgaagaaACTGTACAGAGATGGGCTTCAAACCCTGG AATGGAATCACTAGTTCCCCTTGTACAGAGTTTGAAAAAACGGATGGAAGTACCAGACTatgaaatg gTTCACCAGGCTGGTTTAACCTGCGATTATTCAGAACTTCCTCACCACATCAGCACAGAACAAGAAATAGAGTATCTTATTCAATCTGTGCATTATTTACTGAAAAATTTACCAAATCCTACTCTTGTGACAATTGCAAG
- the C6H5orf22 gene encoding UPF0489 protein C5orf22 homolog isoform X1, whose translation MSDSAGGRAGLRRYPKLPVWVVEDHQEVLPFIYRAIGSKHLPASNISFLHFDSHPDLLIPVNMPADTVFDKETLFGELSIENWIMPAVYAGHFSHVVWFHPTWAQQIREGKHHFLVGKDTSTTTIRVTSTDHYFLSDGLYVPEDQLENQKPLQLDVIMVKPYKLCNNQEENDAVSSAKKPKLDLEDSENTASTNCDSSSEGLEKETATQRSDQTCLEPSRSCSSENQECQTAASIGEILEILKKGKAFVLDIDLDFFSVKNPFKEMFTQEEYKILQELYKFKKPGTNLTEEDLVDIVDTRIHQLEDLEATFADLCDGDDEETVQRWASNPGMESLVPLVQSLKKRMEVPDYEMFLASSSSPSETTSVWISLSVSLSAFWSKPFNKSLGSSKPFHISLPSSEPSKLFQPLPVPKLLPHFQVHQAGLTCDYSELPHHISTEQEIEYLIQSVHYLLKNLPNPTLVTIARSSLDDYCPSDQVDSIQEKVLNMLRALYGNLDLQVYAAESSPS comes from the exons ATGAGTGACTCCGCGGGAGGGCGCGCTGGTCTTCGGCGTTACCCCAAGCTCCCAGTGTGGGTGGTGGAGGATCATCAAGAG GTTCTACCCTTTATATACCGGGCCATAGGCTCAAAGCATCTTCCTGCCAGTAATATAAGTTTTTTACATTTCGACTCACATCCAGACCTCCTTATTCCTGTGAATATGCCAGCAGACACTGTGTTTGATAAGGAAACACTCTTCGG AGAATTAAGTATTGAAAATTGGATTATGCCTGCGGTTTATGCTGGCCATTTTTCACATGTAGTATGGTTTCATCCCACATGGGCTCAGCAAATCAGAGAGGGAAAACACCACTTTTTAGTAGGTAAAGACACTTCTACCACAACAATCAG GGTTACAAGTACAGATCATTACTTCCTAAGTGATGGTCTGTATGTACCTGAAGACCAGCTAGAGAACCAAAAACCGTTACAATTGGATGTAATTATGGTAAAACCTTATAAACTGTGTAACAATCAAGAAGAAAACGATGCAGTGTCTTCTGCTAAGAAACCAAAGCTAGACCTGGAAGATTCGGAAAACACTGCCTCTACTAACTGTGACTCTTCTTCAGAAGGACTGGAAAAGGAGACAGCGACACAGAGAAGTGACCAGACTTGCCTAGAACCATCACGTTCATGTTCTTCTGAAAATCAGGAATGCCAGACTGCCGCCAGCATTGGGGAGATTCTGGAAATTCTGAAGAAAGGGAAGGCATTTGTTTTAGATAttgatttggattttttttcagtgaagaaTCCCTTCAAAGAAATGTTCACTcag gaaGAGTACAAAATCTTACAAGAGCTGTACAAATTTAAGAAACCTGGCACCAACCTAACAGAG GAAGATTTGGTAGATATTGTTGATACTCGAATTCATCAGTTAGAGGATTTAGAAGCCACTTTTGCCGATTtgtgtgatggtgatgatgaagaaACTGTACAGAGATGGGCTTCAAACCCTGG AATGGAATCACTAGTTCCCCTTGTACAGAGTTTGAAAAAACGGATGGAAGTACCAGACTatgaaatg ttcctagcaagttcttcatctccatctgagaccacctcagtctggatttcattgtccgtgtcattatcagcattttggtccaagccattcaacaagtctctaggaagttccaaaccgTTCCACATTTCCCTgccttcttctgaaccctccaaactgttccaacctctgccagttccaaagttgcttccacattttcag gTTCACCAGGCTGGTTTAACCTGCGATTATTCAGAACTTCCTCACCACATCAGCACAGAACAAGAAATAGAGTATCTTATTCAATCTGTGCATTATTTACTGAAAAATTTACCAAATCCTACTCTTGTGACAATTGCAAG
- the C6H5orf22 gene encoding UPF0489 protein C5orf22 homolog isoform X3: protein MPAVYAGHFSHVVWFHPTWAQQIREGKHHFLVGKDTSTTTIRVTSTDHYFLSDGLYVPEDQLENQKPLQLDVIMVKPYKLCNNQEENDAVSSAKKPKLDLEDSENTASTNCDSSSEGLEKETATQRSDQTCLEPSRSCSSENQECQTAASIGEILEILKKGKAFVLDIDLDFFSVKNPFKEMFTQEEYKILQELYKFKKPGTNLTEEDLVDIVDTRIHQLEDLEATFADLCDGDDEETVQRWASNPGMESLVPLVQSLKKRMEVPDYEMFLASSSSPSETTSVWISLSVSLSAFWSKPFNKSLGSSKPFHISLPSSEPSKLFQPLPVPKLLPHFQVHQAGLTCDYSELPHHISTEQEIEYLIQSVHYLLKNLPNPTLVTIARSSLDDYCPSDQVDSIQEKVLNMLRALYGNLDLQVYAAESSPS from the exons ATGCCTGCGGTTTATGCTGGCCATTTTTCACATGTAGTATGGTTTCATCCCACATGGGCTCAGCAAATCAGAGAGGGAAAACACCACTTTTTAGTAGGTAAAGACACTTCTACCACAACAATCAG GGTTACAAGTACAGATCATTACTTCCTAAGTGATGGTCTGTATGTACCTGAAGACCAGCTAGAGAACCAAAAACCGTTACAATTGGATGTAATTATGGTAAAACCTTATAAACTGTGTAACAATCAAGAAGAAAACGATGCAGTGTCTTCTGCTAAGAAACCAAAGCTAGACCTGGAAGATTCGGAAAACACTGCCTCTACTAACTGTGACTCTTCTTCAGAAGGACTGGAAAAGGAGACAGCGACACAGAGAAGTGACCAGACTTGCCTAGAACCATCACGTTCATGTTCTTCTGAAAATCAGGAATGCCAGACTGCCGCCAGCATTGGGGAGATTCTGGAAATTCTGAAGAAAGGGAAGGCATTTGTTTTAGATAttgatttggattttttttcagtgaagaaTCCCTTCAAAGAAATGTTCACTcag gaaGAGTACAAAATCTTACAAGAGCTGTACAAATTTAAGAAACCTGGCACCAACCTAACAGAG GAAGATTTGGTAGATATTGTTGATACTCGAATTCATCAGTTAGAGGATTTAGAAGCCACTTTTGCCGATTtgtgtgatggtgatgatgaagaaACTGTACAGAGATGGGCTTCAAACCCTGG AATGGAATCACTAGTTCCCCTTGTACAGAGTTTGAAAAAACGGATGGAAGTACCAGACTatgaaatg ttcctagcaagttcttcatctccatctgagaccacctcagtctggatttcattgtccgtgtcattatcagcattttggtccaagccattcaacaagtctctaggaagttccaaaccgTTCCACATTTCCCTgccttcttctgaaccctccaaactgttccaacctctgccagttccaaagttgcttccacattttcag gTTCACCAGGCTGGTTTAACCTGCGATTATTCAGAACTTCCTCACCACATCAGCACAGAACAAGAAATAGAGTATCTTATTCAATCTGTGCATTATTTACTGAAAAATTTACCAAATCCTACTCTTGTGACAATTGCAAG